One part of the Malus sylvestris chromosome 2, drMalSylv7.2, whole genome shotgun sequence genome encodes these proteins:
- the LOC126599179 gene encoding probable NAD(P)H dehydrogenase (quinone) FQR1-like 2, whose product MGKGGGCIPSKNKVPSGARNPDSTSHASAAPISTDGNPNSAPRPNDDVVVAQSQPNPDPVPKLRIFIVFYSMYGHVEGLARRMKKGVDGVEGAEGVLYRVPETLPAEVLEAMKAPPKDPEIPEISAAELAAADGVLFGFPTRFGSMAAQMKAFFDSTGQLWKEQSLAGKPGGFFVSTGTQGGGQETTLWTAITQLAHHGMLFVPVGYTFGAGMFKMDTVRGGSPYGAGVFAGDGTRGPSETELALAEHQGKYMASVVKKLA is encoded by the exons ATGGGGAAGGGCGGGGGCTGCATCCCAAGCAAGAACAAAGTCCCCTCCGGCGCCAGAAATCCAGACTCCACCAGCCATGCCTCCGCGGCGCCGATTTCCACTGACGGCAATCCGAATTCCGCTCCCAGGCCAAATGACGACGTTGTCGTCGCCCAATCGCAACCGAATCCCGACCCGGTTCCGAAACTGAGGATATTCATAGTGTTCTACTCGATGTACGGGCACGTGGAGGGGCTGGCGCGGCGGATGAAGAAGGGGGTTGACGGCGTGGAGGGGGCGGAGGGAGTGCTGTACCGGGTGCCCGAGACGCTGCCCGCTGAGGTTTTGGAGGCTATGAAGGCGCCGCCGAAGGACCCTGAAATTCCGGAGATTTCTGCGGCGGAGTTGGCGGCTGCGGACGGGGTTTTGTTTGGGTTTCCGACGAGGTTCGGGAGCATGGCGGCGCAGATGAAGGCGTTTTTCGACTCGACGGGGCAGTTGTGGAAGGAGCAGAGCCTGGCTGGGAAGCCTGGTGGGTTTTTTGTGAGTACCGGGACTCAAGGCGGCGGCCAAGAAACCACCCT ATGGACGGCAATCACCCAGTTAGCACACCATGGAATGCTGTTTGTTCCTGTTGGGTATACTTTTGGAGCTGGCATGTTTAAGATGGACACTGTACGAGGTGGCTCTCCATATGGCGCCGGTGTCTTTGCTGGTGACGGCACAAGAGGGCCAAGTGAAACTGAGCTGGCGCTTGCAGAGCATCAGGGGAAGTATATGGCATCAGTAGTCAAGAAGCTTGCATAA